The Brevibacillus humidisoli DNA segment ACGGGTTCCAACGTATCAACCGGTCCTAATCTGTCAACCAGTTCCAATCTATCAACCGGTCTTTAGGGGGGAGACGAATGAATCAAACTGGCCGTATTGAATATCACCCGATCCTTGGAGCAAATCCGGCGAGCGAATCGGTATCGTTTCGCTTTGATGATCGTCCCTTGACCGGCCGAAAAGGGGAAACCGTGGCAGCCGCTCTCTTGGCCAACGGAATCCGTACGCTGCGCCGACACGAGGAGACAGGAGCGCCGCGCGGCATCTACTGCAATATTGGACACTGTATGGAGTGCCGGGTCACGATTAACGGAATCACAGGTCTCCGGGCTTGTCTGACATTGGTAGAAGAGGGGATGGCAGTTGCGTCTGGCCACCCCCTGCCCACCCCTTTCCGCCAGCAAGGAGGGGAGAGTGGATGAGCAGCAAAAGTTTGCCCGACACGGCGGATGTCCTGATCGTCGGTGCCGGTCCAGCCGGCCTTAGCGCCGCGATCACGTGTGCCGAGCACGGTCTTGGCGTCATCGCTGTGGATGAATATGTAAAGCCAGGTGGACGACTGCTCGGTCAATTGCACCAGGAACCGGACGGCCACTGGTGGAACGGGATCACGGAAGCGGAGCGACTGTTGGATCAAGCAGCCCATCTGGGCGTATCGATCGTCTGCGGCGTTTCCGTCTATCACGTTGAGCGGATCGGGGAGGAATGGCTGGTGTCGACAAGCGAAGGTGCGGTAAGGGCTGCGGCACTGCTGTTAGCCACCGGAGCGACAGAAACAGGAGCACCTATCCCCGGCTGGACCCTTCCTGGGGTCAT contains these protein-coding regions:
- a CDS encoding (2Fe-2S)-binding protein; its protein translation is MNQTGRIEYHPILGANPASESVSFRFDDRPLTGRKGETVAAALLANGIRTLRRHEETGAPRGIYCNIGHCMECRVTINGITGLRACLTLVEEGMAVASGHPLPTPFRQQGGESG